One Brassica napus cultivar Da-Ae chromosome C4, Da-Ae, whole genome shotgun sequence genomic region harbors:
- the LOC106396437 gene encoding mechanosensitive ion channel protein 3, chloroplastic isoform X2, with product MMMRSVSLPLSHHKIHEASGYHNNSACKNRVYLTRTGLSSCSTRQDVWSLQLLESLSGSKSPVSSRCNALVCRAALFPWVGSEGPIVKSTSVILARAYDALRGNPHLMKLIPAVGILAFATWGLRPLLHLTRTTFFEGNDANSQKSSTQHLVVSYLQPLLLWSGALLLCRTLDPIVLSSSASQAIKTRLLSFARSMSTVLAFACCLSSLLQQAQKFFMETNNPADTRNMGFSFAGKAVYTAAWVAAASLFMELLGFSTQKWLTAGGLGTVLLTLAGREILTNFLSSIMIHATRPFVLNEWIQTKIGGYEVSGTVEHVGWWSPTIIRGDDREAVHIPNHQFSVNIVRNLTQKTHWRIKTHLAISHLDVSKINNIVADMRKVLSKNPQIEQQKIHRRVFLEEIDPENQALRILISCFVKTSRFEEYLCVKEAVILDLLRVIRHHGARLATPLRTVQRMRNEAEVDSAAFSDIVFNQAAMNRRYMLIEPSYKINSDDNAKSSLPNSVQKSEEKDPEGEPSESNTEAKDYGSVLVSEAKKEKPKAGLDSNSSTGTKGTRASSSEQPAEQKSEEKKKESASGELNKAEKEDVSDGEAATEQTLKPKSRQGTEKSNGDQKARDGGGGSGASSSLEENIVLGVALDGSKRTLPIDEELEASGVLTESEELGVGSE from the exons ATGATGATGCGTTCTGTCTCACTACCACTCTCTCATCACAAGATCCATGAGGCTTCTGGATACCATAAT AATTCTGCTTGCAAAAATCGTGTGTACCTGACGCGGACAGGTCTTTCATCATGTTCCACG AGACAAGACGTTTGGAGTCTTCAGCTTCTCGAGAGCTTGAGTGGTTCAAAATCCCCTGTATCATCTAGGTGTAATGCATTGGTTTGCCGAGCAGCTCTCTTTCCATGGGTTGGAAGTGAAGGCCCCATTGTTAAATCAACTTCAGTAATACTCGCACG GGCATATGATGCTTTACGTGGAAATCCTCATTTAATGAAACTAATTCCAGCAGTTGGGATTCTTGCATTTGCTACATGGGGGCTTAGACCTCTTCTGCACCTTACCAGAACTACTTTCTTTGAG GGAAATGATGCAAACTCGCAAAAGAGCAGCACGCAACACTTAGTTGTGTCATATCTTCAGCCTTTACTGCTTTGGAGTGGAGCACTCCTGTTATGCAG AACATTGGACCCGATAGTATTGTCTTCAAGTGCGAGCCAGGCTATTAAAACGCGCCTTCTTAGCTTTGCTCGCTCCATGTCAACGGTGTTGGCGTTTGCCTGCTGCTTGTCAAG TCTACTTCAGCAGGCGCAGAAATTTTTTATGGAGACAAATAATCCTGCCGACACCAGAAAT ATGGGTTTCAGTTTTGCTGGAAAAGCTGTTTACACTGCTGCGTGGGTCGCTGCTGCTTCATTGTTTATGGAGCTTTTGGGTTTCTCTACCCAGAAGTGGCTAACTGCTGGAGGTCTGGGGACAGTACTGCTGACTCTCGCTGGTCGTGAG ATACTTACTAACTTTCTTTCAAGCATTATGATTCATGCTACACGGCCCTTTGTTTTGAATGAGTGGATACAGACCAAGATAGGAGGCTATGAAGTATCTGGCACTGTAGAG CACGTTGGGTGGTGGTCACCGACAATTATCAGAGGTGATGACCGTGAAGCAGTTCATATTCCTAACCACCAATTCAGTGTAAATATTGTGAGGAATCTAACTCAAAAGACACATTGGCGGATCAAAACACATCTTGCCATCAGTCATCTTGATGTCAGCAAAATTAAT AATATTGTTGCTGATATGCGCAAGGTGTTGTCTAAAAACCCTCAAATCGAGCAGCAAAAAATACACAGGAGAGTCTTTTTGGAGGAAATAGATCCAGAGAACCAAGCCCTTAGG ATCCTAATATCTTGTTTTGTAAAGACTTCACGTTTTGAAGAATACCTCTGTGTTAAG GAAGCAGTGATCCTGGATCTTCTTAGAGTTATTAGGCATCACGGAGCACGTCTAGCAACTCCGCTTCGCACAGTTCAGAGGATGCGTAATGAGGCTGAGGTGGACAGTGCAGCATTTTCAGATATCGTTTTTAATCAAGCAGCTATGAACCGTCGATACATGCTGATTGAGCCATCCTACAAAATCAACAGCGATGATAACGCAAAGTCCTCCTTGCCTAACTCAGTGCAAAAAAGTGAAGAAAAGGATCCTGAAGGAGAACCATCGGAATCCAATACTGAAGCAAAAGACTACGGATCAGTGCTGGTTTCAGAAGCCAAAAAGGAGAAACCGAAAGCAGGTCTTGATTCCAACTCCAGTACAGGCACTAAAGGTACCAGAGCTTCATCTTCGGAACAGCCAGCAGAACAGAAGtcagaagaaaagaagaaagagagtgcCTCCGGAGAGTTGAATAAAGCAGAGAAGGAAGACGTTTCTGATGGGGAAGCTGCAACAGAGCAGACACTGAAACCAAAATCAAGACAAGGAACCGAAAAGAGCAACGGAGATCAGAAAGCTCGAGATGGTGGTGGAGGATCTGGTGCCAGTTCTTCTTTAGAGGAGAATATTGTTCTCGGTGTTGCTTTGGATGGCTCAAAACGTACACTCCCGATTGACGAAGAACTCGAGGCATCTGGCGTGTTAACGGAGTCTGAAGAACTTGGTGTTGGATCGGAGTGA
- the LOC106355036 gene encoding uncharacterized protein LOC106355036 translates to MRNLGLPYYTIDVCINNCMIFWEEDERWDTCQFCGAERWKPRDKRRRTKVPYSRMWYLPIADRLKRMYQSKKTAAAMRWHAEHQAKDGEMCHPSDAAEWKNFQGIHPQFAEEPRNDYLGLCTDGFNPFGMSHNHSLWPVILTPYNLPPGMCMKTEYLFLTILNSGPKHPRASLDIFLKPLIAELKELWSTGVEAYDVSLNQNFNLKVVLLWTISDFPAYGMLSGWTTHGKLACPICMEDTKAFYLSNGRKTCWFDCHRRFLPCNHPLRKNKKDFLKGKHALNEFPPVSLTGEQVYSEHLKGVEPPKTSSCGGNGHETKKPGYGKYHNWHKESIFWELPYWRDLILRHNLDVMHIEKNFFDNIMNTLMNVKGKSKDTIQSRLDISEICDRSHLHVDDDGQAPFPPYTLDEAGKKSLLECVKREVKFPDGYASDLANCVDIENNKFSGMKSHDCHVFMERLLPFIFSELLDKNVHRALSGSNFLF, encoded by the coding sequence ATGCGCAATTTAGGGCTCCCATATTATACAATTGATGTTTGTATCAACAATTGTATGATATTttgggaagaagatgaaaggtgGGATACGTGCCAGTTTTGTGGTGCAGAAAGATGGAAGCCGAGAGACAAACGACGTAGAACGAAAGTACCATATAGTCGTATGTGGTATCTACCTATAGCTGATAGGTTGAAAAGAATGTATCAGAGCAAGAAGACTGCAGCGGCAATGAGGTGGCATGCTGAACACCAAGCAAAAGACGGAGAAATGTGTCATCCATCTGATGCGGCCGAGTGGAAAAACTTCCAAGGAATACATCCCCAGTTTGCCGAAGAACCGCGTAACGAttatcttggattatgtacAGATGGATTCAATCCATTTGGGATGTCTCATAATCATTCGCTGTGGCCTGTGATCTTGACTCCGTACAATCTGCCCCCGGGTATGTGCATGAAAACGGAGTACTTGTTTCTTACAATTCTAAATTCTGGGCCAAAGCATCCGCGAGCTAGTCTTGATATCTTCCTCAAACCTCTGATCGCGGAGCTCAAAGAATTGTGGTCAACTGGAGTTGAAGCATACGATGTGTCCTTGAATCAAAATTTTAACCTAAAAGTCGTGCTTTTGTGGACGATAAGCGACTTTCCGGCGTACGGCATGCTTTCTGGATGGACGACCCATGGTAAATTGGCATGTCCAATTTGCATGGAAGATACAAAGGCTTTTTATCTGTCTAATGGAAGGAAGacgtgttggtttgattgtcacagAAGATTTCTTCCTTGTAATCATCCACTAAGGAAGAATAAAAAGGATTTCTTGAAGGGAAAACACGCCTTAAATGAATTTCCACCTGTTTCTTTAACTGGTGAGCAAGTTTATTCTGAACATTTAAAAGGTGTTGAACCACCAAAAACGTCTTCTTGCGGTGGAAACGGTCATGAAACGAAGAAGCCTGGATATGGAAAGTACCATAATTGGCACAAGGAAAgcatattttgggagttgccatactGGAGGGATCTAATTCTTCGACATaatcttgatgtgatgcatattgagaagaatttctttgacaACATCATGAATACTCTTATGAATGTGAAGGGTAAATCGAAAGACACAATCCAGTCACGATTGGATATATCAGAGATTTGTGATCGGTCACACTTAcatgttgatgatgatggtcAAGCTCCATTTCCTCCCTACACATTAGACGAAGCCGGGAAAAAAAGTTTATTGGAATGTGTGAAACGTGAAGTTAAATTCCCCGACGGTTATGCTTCAGACTTAGCTAATTGTGTTGATATAGAGAACAACAAGTTCTCTGGCATGAAGAGTCATGACTGCCATGTTTTTATGGAGCGGCTACTTCCATTTATCTTTTCTGAGCTTCTTGACAAAAACGTCCATCGTGCGTTATCAGgttctaattttttgttttga
- the LOC106396437 gene encoding mechanosensitive ion channel protein 3, chloroplastic isoform X3, which yields MKLIPAVGILAFATWGLRPLLHLTRTTFFEKGNDANSQKSSTQHLVVSYLQPLLLWSGALLLCRTLDPIVLSSSASQAIKTRLLSFARSMSTVLAFACCLSSLLQQAQKFFMETNNPADTRNMGFSFAGKAVYTAAWVAAASLFMELLGFSTQKWLTAGGLGTVLLTLAGREILTNFLSSIMIHATRPFVLNEWIQTKIGGYEVSGTVEHVGWWSPTIIRGDDREAVHIPNHQFSVNIVRNLTQKTHWRIKTHLAISHLDVSKINNIVADMRKVLSKNPQIEQQKIHRRVFLEEIDPENQALRILISCFVKTSRFEEYLCVKEAVILDLLRVIRHHGARLATPLRTVQRMRNEAEVDSAAFSDIVFNQAAMNRRYMLIEPSYKINSDDNAKSSLPNSVQKSEEKDPEGEPSESNTEAKDYGSVLVSEAKKEKPKAGLDSNSSTGTKGTRASSSEQPAEQKSEEKKKESASGELNKAEKEDVSDGEAATEQTLKPKSRQGTEKSNGDQKARDGGGGSGASSSLEENIVLGVALDGSKRTLPIDEELEASGVLTESEELGVGSE from the exons ATGAAACTAATTCCAGCAGTTGGGATTCTTGCATTTGCTACATGGGGGCTTAGACCTCTTCTGCACCTTACCAGAACTACTTTCTTTGAG AAGGGAAATGATGCAAACTCGCAAAAGAGCAGCACGCAACACTTAGTTGTGTCATATCTTCAGCCTTTACTGCTTTGGAGTGGAGCACTCCTGTTATGCAG AACATTGGACCCGATAGTATTGTCTTCAAGTGCGAGCCAGGCTATTAAAACGCGCCTTCTTAGCTTTGCTCGCTCCATGTCAACGGTGTTGGCGTTTGCCTGCTGCTTGTCAAG TCTACTTCAGCAGGCGCAGAAATTTTTTATGGAGACAAATAATCCTGCCGACACCAGAAAT ATGGGTTTCAGTTTTGCTGGAAAAGCTGTTTACACTGCTGCGTGGGTCGCTGCTGCTTCATTGTTTATGGAGCTTTTGGGTTTCTCTACCCAGAAGTGGCTAACTGCTGGAGGTCTGGGGACAGTACTGCTGACTCTCGCTGGTCGTGAG ATACTTACTAACTTTCTTTCAAGCATTATGATTCATGCTACACGGCCCTTTGTTTTGAATGAGTGGATACAGACCAAGATAGGAGGCTATGAAGTATCTGGCACTGTAGAG CACGTTGGGTGGTGGTCACCGACAATTATCAGAGGTGATGACCGTGAAGCAGTTCATATTCCTAACCACCAATTCAGTGTAAATATTGTGAGGAATCTAACTCAAAAGACACATTGGCGGATCAAAACACATCTTGCCATCAGTCATCTTGATGTCAGCAAAATTAAT AATATTGTTGCTGATATGCGCAAGGTGTTGTCTAAAAACCCTCAAATCGAGCAGCAAAAAATACACAGGAGAGTCTTTTTGGAGGAAATAGATCCAGAGAACCAAGCCCTTAGG ATCCTAATATCTTGTTTTGTAAAGACTTCACGTTTTGAAGAATACCTCTGTGTTAAG GAAGCAGTGATCCTGGATCTTCTTAGAGTTATTAGGCATCACGGAGCACGTCTAGCAACTCCGCTTCGCACAGTTCAGAGGATGCGTAATGAGGCTGAGGTGGACAGTGCAGCATTTTCAGATATCGTTTTTAATCAAGCAGCTATGAACCGTCGATACATGCTGATTGAGCCATCCTACAAAATCAACAGCGATGATAACGCAAAGTCCTCCTTGCCTAACTCAGTGCAAAAAAGTGAAGAAAAGGATCCTGAAGGAGAACCATCGGAATCCAATACTGAAGCAAAAGACTACGGATCAGTGCTGGTTTCAGAAGCCAAAAAGGAGAAACCGAAAGCAGGTCTTGATTCCAACTCCAGTACAGGCACTAAAGGTACCAGAGCTTCATCTTCGGAACAGCCAGCAGAACAGAAGtcagaagaaaagaagaaagagagtgcCTCCGGAGAGTTGAATAAAGCAGAGAAGGAAGACGTTTCTGATGGGGAAGCTGCAACAGAGCAGACACTGAAACCAAAATCAAGACAAGGAACCGAAAAGAGCAACGGAGATCAGAAAGCTCGAGATGGTGGTGGAGGATCTGGTGCCAGTTCTTCTTTAGAGGAGAATATTGTTCTCGGTGTTGCTTTGGATGGCTCAAAACGTACACTCCCGATTGACGAAGAACTCGAGGCATCTGGCGTGTTAACGGAGTCTGAAGAACTTGGTGTTGGATCGGAGTGA
- the LOC106396437 gene encoding mechanosensitive ion channel protein 3, chloroplastic isoform X1 translates to MMMRSVSLPLSHHKIHEASGYHNNSACKNRVYLTRTGLSSCSTRQDVWSLQLLESLSGSKSPVSSRCNALVCRAALFPWVGSEGPIVKSTSVILARAYDALRGNPHLMKLIPAVGILAFATWGLRPLLHLTRTTFFEKGNDANSQKSSTQHLVVSYLQPLLLWSGALLLCRTLDPIVLSSSASQAIKTRLLSFARSMSTVLAFACCLSSLLQQAQKFFMETNNPADTRNMGFSFAGKAVYTAAWVAAASLFMELLGFSTQKWLTAGGLGTVLLTLAGREILTNFLSSIMIHATRPFVLNEWIQTKIGGYEVSGTVEHVGWWSPTIIRGDDREAVHIPNHQFSVNIVRNLTQKTHWRIKTHLAISHLDVSKINNIVADMRKVLSKNPQIEQQKIHRRVFLEEIDPENQALRILISCFVKTSRFEEYLCVKEAVILDLLRVIRHHGARLATPLRTVQRMRNEAEVDSAAFSDIVFNQAAMNRRYMLIEPSYKINSDDNAKSSLPNSVQKSEEKDPEGEPSESNTEAKDYGSVLVSEAKKEKPKAGLDSNSSTGTKGTRASSSEQPAEQKSEEKKKESASGELNKAEKEDVSDGEAATEQTLKPKSRQGTEKSNGDQKARDGGGGSGASSSLEENIVLGVALDGSKRTLPIDEELEASGVLTESEELGVGSE, encoded by the exons ATGATGATGCGTTCTGTCTCACTACCACTCTCTCATCACAAGATCCATGAGGCTTCTGGATACCATAAT AATTCTGCTTGCAAAAATCGTGTGTACCTGACGCGGACAGGTCTTTCATCATGTTCCACG AGACAAGACGTTTGGAGTCTTCAGCTTCTCGAGAGCTTGAGTGGTTCAAAATCCCCTGTATCATCTAGGTGTAATGCATTGGTTTGCCGAGCAGCTCTCTTTCCATGGGTTGGAAGTGAAGGCCCCATTGTTAAATCAACTTCAGTAATACTCGCACG GGCATATGATGCTTTACGTGGAAATCCTCATTTAATGAAACTAATTCCAGCAGTTGGGATTCTTGCATTTGCTACATGGGGGCTTAGACCTCTTCTGCACCTTACCAGAACTACTTTCTTTGAG AAGGGAAATGATGCAAACTCGCAAAAGAGCAGCACGCAACACTTAGTTGTGTCATATCTTCAGCCTTTACTGCTTTGGAGTGGAGCACTCCTGTTATGCAG AACATTGGACCCGATAGTATTGTCTTCAAGTGCGAGCCAGGCTATTAAAACGCGCCTTCTTAGCTTTGCTCGCTCCATGTCAACGGTGTTGGCGTTTGCCTGCTGCTTGTCAAG TCTACTTCAGCAGGCGCAGAAATTTTTTATGGAGACAAATAATCCTGCCGACACCAGAAAT ATGGGTTTCAGTTTTGCTGGAAAAGCTGTTTACACTGCTGCGTGGGTCGCTGCTGCTTCATTGTTTATGGAGCTTTTGGGTTTCTCTACCCAGAAGTGGCTAACTGCTGGAGGTCTGGGGACAGTACTGCTGACTCTCGCTGGTCGTGAG ATACTTACTAACTTTCTTTCAAGCATTATGATTCATGCTACACGGCCCTTTGTTTTGAATGAGTGGATACAGACCAAGATAGGAGGCTATGAAGTATCTGGCACTGTAGAG CACGTTGGGTGGTGGTCACCGACAATTATCAGAGGTGATGACCGTGAAGCAGTTCATATTCCTAACCACCAATTCAGTGTAAATATTGTGAGGAATCTAACTCAAAAGACACATTGGCGGATCAAAACACATCTTGCCATCAGTCATCTTGATGTCAGCAAAATTAAT AATATTGTTGCTGATATGCGCAAGGTGTTGTCTAAAAACCCTCAAATCGAGCAGCAAAAAATACACAGGAGAGTCTTTTTGGAGGAAATAGATCCAGAGAACCAAGCCCTTAGG ATCCTAATATCTTGTTTTGTAAAGACTTCACGTTTTGAAGAATACCTCTGTGTTAAG GAAGCAGTGATCCTGGATCTTCTTAGAGTTATTAGGCATCACGGAGCACGTCTAGCAACTCCGCTTCGCACAGTTCAGAGGATGCGTAATGAGGCTGAGGTGGACAGTGCAGCATTTTCAGATATCGTTTTTAATCAAGCAGCTATGAACCGTCGATACATGCTGATTGAGCCATCCTACAAAATCAACAGCGATGATAACGCAAAGTCCTCCTTGCCTAACTCAGTGCAAAAAAGTGAAGAAAAGGATCCTGAAGGAGAACCATCGGAATCCAATACTGAAGCAAAAGACTACGGATCAGTGCTGGTTTCAGAAGCCAAAAAGGAGAAACCGAAAGCAGGTCTTGATTCCAACTCCAGTACAGGCACTAAAGGTACCAGAGCTTCATCTTCGGAACAGCCAGCAGAACAGAAGtcagaagaaaagaagaaagagagtgcCTCCGGAGAGTTGAATAAAGCAGAGAAGGAAGACGTTTCTGATGGGGAAGCTGCAACAGAGCAGACACTGAAACCAAAATCAAGACAAGGAACCGAAAAGAGCAACGGAGATCAGAAAGCTCGAGATGGTGGTGGAGGATCTGGTGCCAGTTCTTCTTTAGAGGAGAATATTGTTCTCGGTGTTGCTTTGGATGGCTCAAAACGTACACTCCCGATTGACGAAGAACTCGAGGCATCTGGCGTGTTAACGGAGTCTGAAGAACTTGGTGTTGGATCGGAGTGA